One genomic segment of Candidatus Bathyarchaeota archaeon includes these proteins:
- a CDS encoding terminase family protein, with the protein MTLSQLERDINRAKMDFEDKKQKLNLPKDPIIFCQQTLGFTPTVYQTELIHQFQSSQFTAARWARQTGKSHTISALLLHYALSNPNSNIGIVGPSWRQTKLIIKHINNFLQKLPKTAYKKPQRTSVTLTNGSSIEAYPNNPETIRGPKLHIVYADEFNFIPNDEELYDAMLFTLGTTNGKFVCTSTPWRTDSIFYKIFHNQAYADYAKSHITWQEALEPNGPLKQQILTRIKRQLEGDPCRWQREMQADWAENQNSWLTQAQITPCINHQLEYVGFDTKAKGNFYAGIDLGKHQDPSVMAIVKVEQQKISLIHMRRFPLETPYASVIGYVKTISDRWQYIHKILVDSSGVGDYITEDMTNTGLNNIEGVTFTVQSKQEMAQHLKQAVTEKRLLIPYDSSLIAELNLETYELSKDGRLLLSHPQGPHDDRFWALALAAYATRTVPSPKFWVIQK; encoded by the coding sequence ATGACCCTATCGCAGCTGGAGCGCGACATAAACAGGGCAAAGATGGATTTTGAGGACAAAAAACAAAAACTCAACCTCCCCAAAGACCCCATCATTTTCTGCCAGCAAACTCTGGGCTTCACACCCACAGTCTACCAAACCGAACTCATCCACCAATTCCAAAGCAGCCAATTCACCGCCGCACGATGGGCACGCCAAACAGGCAAAAGCCACACCATCAGCGCCCTCCTACTCCACTATGCATTATCTAACCCCAACAGCAACATCGGCATCGTCGGCCCAAGCTGGCGACAAACCAAACTCATAATCAAACACATCAACAATTTCCTACAAAAACTCCCCAAAACCGCCTACAAAAAACCCCAAAGAACCAGCGTCACCCTCACCAACGGCAGCAGCATCGAAGCATACCCAAACAACCCCGAAACCATCCGAGGACCCAAACTCCACATCGTCTACGCCGACGAATTTAACTTCATCCCAAACGATGAAGAACTCTACGATGCAATGCTTTTCACGCTGGGAACCACCAACGGCAAATTCGTCTGCACCAGCACGCCCTGGCGAACCGACAGCATCTTCTATAAAATCTTCCACAACCAAGCATACGCAGATTACGCCAAATCCCACATAACATGGCAAGAAGCCCTCGAACCCAACGGACCCCTAAAACAGCAAATCCTCACACGCATAAAACGACAACTCGAAGGCGACCCCTGCCGATGGCAACGCGAAATGCAAGCCGACTGGGCAGAAAACCAAAACAGCTGGCTCACACAAGCCCAAATCACCCCATGCATCAACCACCAACTCGAATACGTCGGATTTGACACAAAAGCCAAAGGCAACTTTTACGCAGGAATAGACCTTGGCAAACACCAAGACCCAAGCGTAATGGCAATCGTGAAAGTTGAGCAACAAAAAATCAGCCTCATCCACATGCGCCGCTTCCCCCTGGAGACACCGTACGCCAGCGTTATTGGTTACGTGAAAACCATCAGTGACCGCTGGCAATATATCCATAAAATCCTCGTCGACAGCAGCGGCGTAGGAGACTACATCACCGAGGACATGACCAACACAGGCCTAAACAACATTGAGGGCGTCACATTTACGGTGCAGTCCAAGCAGGAAATGGCACAGCACCTAAAACAGGCAGTCACAGAAAAACGCCTCCTAATACCCTACGATAGCAGCCTAATTGCAGAGTTAAACCTTGAAACCTACGAGTTATCCAAAGACGGGCGACTCCTTCTTTCCCATCCGCAGGGACCGCATGATGACCGCTTTTGGGCACTCGCGCTGGCAGCCTACGCGACCAGGACGGTGCCTTCGCCAAAGTTTTGGGTGATACAAAAATGA
- a CDS encoding DUF86 domain-containing protein encodes MKRRDFRDYLQDILVAIDDVETFVGNMRYEEFVKDRKTLNAVVRSIEIIGEASKNIPEQIKTQYPELPWKQMAGMRDKLIHAYFGVDTETLWKAIKTNIPTLKEPIQQIQKQTKDT; translated from the coding sequence ATGAAACGCCGCGACTTTCGGGATTATTTGCAGGACATTTTGGTTGCCATCGATGACGTGGAAACCTTTGTGGGCAATATGCGCTATGAGGAATTTGTTAAAGACCGCAAAACCCTCAACGCCGTCGTACGCAGCATAGAAATCATCGGAGAAGCCTCCAAAAACATCCCCGAACAAATAAAGACCCAGTATCCTGAGCTTCCATGGAAACAAATGGCGGGAATGCGAGACAAACTAATCCACGCCTACTTCGGAGTAGACACAGAAACCCTCTGGAAAGCAATCAAAACCAACATCCCAACACTAAAAGAACCAATACAACAAATACAAAAACAAACTAAAGATACTTAA
- a CDS encoding ABC transporter permease, with protein sequence MTKNLTTSLSNKITLVFLALIVLTYMIFIIMPIFGIFARVDPQQVSNQLQNGVIIDAIKLSLFTSAIATAFAFVLAVPTAYFMATRKFPGKAILDTIVDLPIVLPPAVAGVALLYAFAPKGIFGPLIDLLGLQVLGSTTAVILAQAFVASPFLLRAAKTGFEKLDKDVINSAKILSGSRLRVFLTISLPLTSSAIISGTMLTWARAMGEFGATLMFAGNLPGLTQTMPLAIYVLMSSDPFAGVMLSVILIAISFAVIVLIKLLEQKKFGVKQ encoded by the coding sequence TTGACCAAAAACCTCACAACTTCACTATCCAACAAAATCACACTCGTATTCTTGGCACTTATAGTATTAACCTACATGATTTTTATCATAATGCCTATTTTTGGCATATTCGCAAGAGTTGACCCCCAACAAGTCAGCAACCAACTTCAAAACGGCGTAATCATTGACGCAATCAAACTAAGCCTATTCACCTCTGCCATAGCAACCGCGTTTGCATTTGTGCTGGCAGTTCCCACAGCCTACTTTATGGCAACAAGAAAATTCCCCGGAAAAGCCATACTTGACACCATCGTGGATTTACCCATTGTTTTGCCGCCAGCAGTCGCAGGTGTTGCGCTCCTCTACGCATTTGCGCCAAAAGGCATCTTTGGACCCCTAATAGACCTCTTAGGCTTACAGGTTCTAGGCAGCACCACCGCTGTCATATTAGCCCAAGCCTTCGTTGCCTCCCCTTTCCTGCTGCGAGCTGCCAAAACCGGGTTTGAAAAACTCGACAAAGACGTCATCAACAGCGCCAAAATCCTCTCAGGCTCAAGACTTCGAGTTTTCCTCACTATCTCGCTCCCTCTCACCTCAAGTGCAATTATCTCGGGAACAATGCTGACTTGGGCGCGTGCAATGGGTGAGTTTGGTGCAACTTTGATGTTTGCGGGGAACCTGCCGGGGTTAACACAGACGATGCCGCTGGCAATTTATGTGCTGATGAGTTCTGACCCGTTTGCAGGCGTAATGTTATCCGTTATTCTTATTGCCATTTCCTTTGCAGTTATTGTTCTCATTAAACTATTGGAGCAGAAAAAATTCGGGGTTAAACAATGA
- a CDS encoding HK97 gp10 family phage protein: protein MSVSIDVDVAGAEQFVAAMKRFDVEMQRKVQEQLEAWAEAVKSEAEREAPIRTGYLRSSITVESHNWQMKVGAYAAYAAAVEFGTRNHYPDPFLRPAIEEHKPRLEQVIREALNSAKMEAQL from the coding sequence ATGAGCGTTTCCATTGATGTTGATGTTGCAGGTGCAGAGCAGTTTGTTGCTGCGATGAAGCGGTTTGATGTTGAGATGCAAAGAAAAGTGCAAGAGCAACTGGAAGCCTGGGCTGAAGCAGTTAAGTCTGAAGCGGAACGGGAAGCACCTATACGCACAGGCTATTTGCGAAGCTCAATCACCGTTGAGAGCCACAATTGGCAAATGAAAGTTGGCGCCTACGCGGCGTATGCTGCTGCAGTCGAGTTTGGTACACGCAATCATTACCCTGACCCTTTTCTAAGACCTGCAATTGAAGAGCACAAACCCCGTCTGGAACAGGTTATACGCGAAGCCCTAAACTCAGCAAAGATGGAGGCGCAACTATGA
- a CDS encoding phage tail tube protein has translation MTEIYTSNESKFFYVDESTYGETPTTPTMLSAPAQSIEPTVNPNNIKLRGGGSADLQAIKQGTLAPSLKISYVLPSDAPINFLQYAKMDLGKSLSVQALYFKGVFSSATDIVSLLYSGCKFNRATVQCSIEDVIKAEVELLSQNLSVGEAKIDGATYNDYSGAVPFYESYVKKDSIVLERVTDWKFSIENNLKAVPVIRASNGNILKYLPNRQRNLTGEVVFEFESKEEFDDIINDEEFALEFGLGGTSKATFSGCKWENATAPTRIEDLVSLKTQFVAKTVTIT, from the coding sequence ATGACCGAAATATACACTTCAAATGAGAGCAAATTCTTCTACGTTGACGAATCAACCTATGGAGAAACCCCCACAACCCCCACAATGCTAAGCGCCCCCGCCCAGAGCATAGAACCCACAGTAAACCCCAACAACATAAAACTCCGCGGCGGAGGCTCAGCAGATTTGCAAGCCATCAAACAGGGCACGTTGGCGCCAAGCCTCAAAATCAGCTATGTGCTACCCAGTGATGCCCCAATTAATTTTCTGCAATACGCAAAGATGGATCTGGGAAAATCTTTGAGCGTTCAGGCGCTGTATTTTAAGGGTGTTTTCTCTTCCGCAACCGACATAGTTTCGCTGCTTTATAGTGGTTGCAAGTTTAACCGCGCAACTGTTCAATGCAGCATTGAAGACGTAATTAAAGCAGAAGTGGAGCTTCTCAGCCAAAACCTATCTGTTGGCGAAGCAAAAATTGACGGCGCAACCTACAACGATTACTCAGGAGCCGTGCCTTTCTATGAAAGCTACGTCAAAAAAGACTCAATCGTGCTCGAACGCGTCACCGATTGGAAATTCAGCATAGAAAATAACCTCAAAGCCGTCCCCGTCATCCGCGCCTCAAACGGCAACATTCTAAAGTATTTGCCTAATCGCCAACGTAACCTCACAGGTGAAGTAGTTTTCGAGTTTGAATCCAAAGAAGAATTCGACGACATCATAAACGACGAAGAATTCGCCTTAGAATTTGGCTTAGGCGGCACATCCAAAGCTACATTCAGCGGTTGCAAATGGGAAAACGCCACAGCCCCAACACGCATCGAAGACCTCGTCAGCCTCAAAACCCAATTCGTAGCAAAAACAGTAACAATCACCTAA
- a CDS encoding AAA family ATPase produces MKELEIKNFKSIAQLKMVSLPNLVVIAGPNGCGKTAIFDAIRVFKAAIGPYGNSELYSIKSNDFKSDLKNVVKINANFAEIGLVIELSSEEKIYLSQLSEKFKIELLKNNGLLTATIRIGKSGEIKNIITSELLTEIFGHYDPNDKIGLFEYIPSHRELPISRNSIADLLIANDEESLERIAKSQQKFHKLKNYLVTMFVFDKLSLSDEASQFLPRIKEFFKDFFEPKEFDGVTVDKAFQWHFPVKTPCGVHEIDFLSSGEKEILMCYANILKNKLFGSIILFDEPDVHLNAALERKVLHYLKKMAEEGNQIWATTHSLEIIGSIPLENLYKLNVDDESGNNQIELCSRKKSRFETLKLLGASTGIQLISDKIIFVEGPTDKEFFENLFEDHLDRVSFVKTEGVKANNNLSQVVTALLDQVAQYDSFYMIRDRDLLSDEKVSDIYKKYGEKVLVLSRRTMENYLLDSQIIFKVFTALGVKSISSPDELDKILKNIADSLKMEVIASLVGLEINRRLLSNSFNFPAIGKSLQQLEDAVVTFGETKKGRLSEQLDRKSLQELVEEKEIVVNSLWEKDWLKLCDGKLVLKELINKIVTPEKRTLNIEALRSLIINQLKNDKVVPDEIANFVKKAVACK; encoded by the coding sequence ATAAAAGAATTAGAAATTAAAAACTTTAAGAGTATCGCTCAATTAAAAATGGTGAGTTTACCTAATCTTGTCGTTATAGCTGGACCAAATGGCTGTGGAAAAACTGCGATTTTTGATGCAATAAGGGTATTTAAAGCAGCTATAGGTCCTTATGGAAATAGTGAGTTGTATAGCATAAAATCTAACGATTTTAAAAGTGATTTAAAAAATGTAGTCAAAATTAACGCAAACTTTGCTGAAATTGGGCTAGTAATTGAATTGTCTTCTGAAGAAAAAATTTATTTATCTCAGCTGTCCGAAAAATTTAAAATTGAATTATTAAAAAATAATGGGCTTTTAACCGCCACTATAAGAATTGGGAAGAGCGGAGAAATTAAAAATATCATTACCTCCGAGCTTTTAACTGAAATTTTTGGACATTATGATCCTAACGATAAAATTGGTTTATTCGAATACATCCCGTCTCATAGGGAACTACCTATTTCAAGAAATAGTATTGCTGATCTTTTAATTGCTAATGACGAAGAGTCATTAGAGCGAATTGCTAAATCCCAACAAAAATTTCATAAATTAAAGAATTATTTGGTTACTATGTTTGTTTTTGATAAGCTAAGTCTATCTGATGAAGCTAGTCAATTTTTGCCAAGAATAAAAGAATTTTTTAAAGATTTTTTTGAGCCAAAAGAGTTTGATGGAGTTACCGTAGATAAAGCTTTTCAATGGCACTTCCCTGTAAAAACACCGTGTGGTGTTCATGAAATTGATTTTTTGAGTTCTGGTGAAAAAGAAATTTTAATGTGCTATGCTAATATTCTCAAGAATAAACTCTTTGGTTCGATAATACTCTTTGATGAGCCTGATGTTCACTTAAATGCAGCGCTTGAGCGAAAAGTATTACATTATCTTAAAAAGATGGCTGAGGAAGGCAACCAAATATGGGCAACCACACATTCACTTGAAATTATTGGTTCAATTCCACTTGAAAACCTTTATAAATTAAATGTTGACGACGAAAGTGGAAACAACCAAATTGAACTTTGTTCACGTAAGAAAAGCCGGTTTGAAACTCTAAAACTGCTCGGCGCATCTACAGGAATTCAACTTATCTCAGACAAAATTATTTTTGTAGAAGGACCCACCGATAAAGAGTTTTTTGAGAATTTATTTGAAGATCATTTGGATAGGGTCAGCTTCGTTAAGACGGAAGGCGTTAAAGCTAACAATAATTTAAGTCAAGTAGTAACAGCGCTTTTAGATCAGGTAGCTCAGTACGATTCATTTTATATGATCAGAGATCGAGATTTGCTCTCAGATGAGAAAGTTAGTGATATCTACAAAAAATATGGTGAAAAAGTTCTAGTTCTAAGTCGAAGGACAATGGAAAACTATCTTTTAGATTCTCAAATAATATTCAAGGTTTTTACTGCCTTGGGTGTCAAATCTATATCTTCACCTGATGAATTAGATAAAATATTAAAAAATATTGCAGATTCATTAAAAATGGAGGTTATCGCTTCATTGGTTGGTTTAGAAATTAATCGTAGATTATTATCCAACTCTTTTAATTTTCCGGCAATTGGCAAATCCCTCCAACAGTTAGAAGATGCTGTTGTTACTTTTGGTGAGACTAAAAAGGGTAGACTTTCTGAACAATTGGATAGAAAATCCCTACAGGAACTGGTTGAAGAAAAAGAAATCGTTGTTAACTCCTTGTGGGAAAAAGACTGGTTGAAACTTTGTGATGGAAAACTCGTTCTAAAAGAGTTAATAAATAAAATTGTGACACCTGAAAAAAGAACGCTTAATATCGAAGCTTTAAGAAGTTTGATAATTAATCAGCTAAAAAATGATAAAGTTGTTCCTGATGAAATAGCTAACTTTGTTAAAAAAGCTGTAGCTTGTAAATGA
- a CDS encoding nucleotidyltransferase family protein: MQTIEDIKHTLSQHKGEIKKRFKVKTIGVFGSYVRGEQRQKSDVDVLVEFEEPVGLFEFMDLEMYLAGLLGVKVDLVSKKALKPHIGERILEEVVMV, encoded by the coding sequence ATGCAAACCATCGAGGACATCAAACACACCCTTTCACAGCACAAAGGCGAAATAAAAAAGCGCTTCAAAGTGAAAACCATCGGCGTGTTTGGCTCCTATGTGCGCGGTGAACAACGGCAAAAAAGTGATGTGGATGTGCTGGTGGAATTTGAGGAACCCGTGGGCTTGTTTGAGTTTATGGATTTGGAAATGTACCTCGCAGGTTTGCTGGGTGTAAAAGTTGACTTGGTGTCTAAAAAAGCGCTCAAGCCACATATTGGTGAGCGGATTCTTGAGGAAGTCGTCATGGTATGA
- a CDS encoding ATP-binding cassette domain-containing protein — protein MGTRAGSLRDQDGAFAKVLGDTKMTRRRPEQFCINRLKRTYNRQTGTFNINISYQTAPATLTERSKEVAEAFGLGVDQTRQFTLYDNVNIKISPTDVVLITGDSGSGKSALLKAIKADLGEEAIDAKDVPINAEIPIIETIGENTTQAIQILSQVGLNDAFLFLRPYQQLSDGQKHRYQTALLAASGKPFWVLDEFTSSLDRDTAKILAFNIQKLARKMGKAVIAATTHQDILKDFAPNVHIHKRYGKEITIKYHPRAKTKKCSLTRQMEITQGTTADYKTLSQFHYRETRLPPPKKIFTLKRKDELCGVIVYSNPPPICFGRAKVWKGNMQQLNKEITTISRVVIHPKYRSIGLGEKLVAETLSLVGTNVETVAVMAKYNPFFENAGMRKITESQPSKHVTAALEKLEKLGFDTALLSATSISERKMEQVGAEAVKTVLLELSQKDAGVRRRLVNIKNVYPRHPEFAEKITQLKPSELAISLKKLGFIAQSKIYLFWSVQ, from the coding sequence TTGGGCACTCGCGCTGGCAGCCTACGCGACCAGGACGGTGCCTTCGCCAAAGTTTTGGGTGATACAAAAATGACAAGACGCAGACCCGAGCAGTTTTGCATCAACAGGCTAAAACGCACCTACAACCGCCAAACAGGCACCTTCAACATCAACATCAGCTACCAAACAGCACCAGCCACCTTAACGGAGCGTTCAAAAGAAGTTGCCGAAGCCTTCGGATTAGGAGTTGACCAAACCCGCCAATTCACCCTCTATGACAACGTTAACATCAAAATCAGCCCAACTGATGTAGTGCTAATCACGGGGGACAGCGGAAGCGGCAAATCCGCACTGCTTAAAGCCATAAAAGCCGATTTAGGCGAGGAAGCTATAGACGCAAAAGATGTTCCAATAAACGCAGAAATCCCAATAATCGAAACCATCGGAGAAAACACCACACAGGCAATTCAAATCCTAAGCCAAGTCGGCTTAAACGATGCCTTCCTATTCCTACGCCCATACCAGCAACTCAGCGATGGGCAAAAGCACCGCTACCAAACCGCTCTGCTTGCTGCTTCGGGTAAGCCGTTTTGGGTTCTTGACGAGTTCACCAGCAGCCTTGACCGCGATACTGCCAAGATTTTAGCGTTTAACATTCAAAAATTGGCCCGAAAAATGGGAAAAGCAGTAATTGCCGCAACAACACATCAGGATATTCTCAAAGATTTTGCGCCAAACGTGCACATTCACAAACGCTACGGCAAAGAAATCACCATCAAATACCACCCACGGGCTAAAACAAAAAAATGCAGCCTAACCCGACAAATGGAAATCACGCAAGGAACAACCGCAGACTACAAAACCCTCAGCCAATTCCATTACCGCGAAACCCGCCTACCCCCACCCAAAAAAATCTTCACCCTAAAACGCAAAGACGAACTCTGCGGAGTCATCGTCTACAGCAACCCGCCTCCGATATGTTTTGGACGCGCCAAAGTCTGGAAAGGCAACATGCAACAACTCAACAAGGAAATCACAACCATCAGCCGCGTTGTAATTCACCCTAAATACCGCAGCATTGGCTTAGGCGAAAAACTTGTTGCAGAAACGCTGTCTCTTGTGGGAACCAATGTTGAAACCGTTGCGGTCATGGCAAAATACAACCCCTTCTTTGAGAACGCGGGCATGAGGAAAATTACGGAAAGCCAACCCAGCAAACACGTAACAGCGGCGCTTGAGAAACTGGAAAAACTCGGCTTTGACACAGCATTGCTTTCGGCAACAAGCATTTCGGAGCGGAAAATGGAGCAGGTAGGTGCGGAAGCGGTTAAGACGGTTTTGTTGGAGCTTTCTCAGAAGGATGCGGGTGTGCGCAGAAGGTTAGTTAACATAAAAAATGTCTATCCACGGCATCCAGAATTCGCAGAAAAAATCACTCAACTCAAGCCTTCGGAGCTTGCCATATCTCTAAAAAAACTTGGGTTTATTGCGCAGTCTAAAATCTATCTTTTTTGGTCTGTCCAG
- the modA gene encoding molybdate ABC transporter substrate-binding protein, with product MNNKIVATVVIIVIACASIAGYAFYSGALSGNSGEKPTLYISIASSLNNVVANMTEAFEQEHNCHLVINSAGSSTLYTQITEGYPCDVFMSADTKWTIKLTDDALTLDNTYSNFTSNSLSVIIAEGNTQNIQTLSDLAKSGVRVVLGDPSIPVGSYANKTLWKIDQSWGNPNSPDYVSTGEYVNYNATVHQNVVSYETSVANLVGKISLDLGACDAGIAFSSDATYGAMTGANVQFLAIPDLVNTIGTYGIASIGTTTHPELAQEFVDFWLSTDGQALLNQFGFGI from the coding sequence ATGAACAACAAAATAGTAGCCACGGTTGTAATCATAGTTATAGCCTGTGCCTCAATCGCCGGTTATGCCTTTTACAGCGGAGCATTATCCGGCAACTCAGGCGAAAAACCCACACTTTACATTTCAATAGCTTCAAGCCTAAACAACGTAGTCGCCAACATGACCGAAGCATTCGAACAAGAACACAATTGCCATCTAGTAATAAACTCTGCGGGCTCAAGCACTCTCTACACCCAAATCACAGAAGGATACCCCTGCGACGTTTTCATGTCCGCAGACACCAAATGGACAATAAAACTAACCGACGACGCACTAACCCTTGACAACACCTACTCAAACTTCACCTCAAACAGTCTATCCGTAATAATTGCTGAAGGAAACACACAAAACATCCAAACACTATCCGACTTAGCAAAATCAGGTGTACGCGTCGTATTAGGTGACCCCTCAATACCTGTCGGATCATACGCAAACAAGACCCTTTGGAAAATCGATCAAAGCTGGGGAAACCCCAACAGTCCAGACTATGTAAGCACTGGTGAATACGTAAACTATAACGCCACTGTACACCAAAACGTGGTTTCATACGAGACAAGTGTAGCTAATCTTGTCGGAAAAATCTCGCTTGACTTAGGCGCTTGTGATGCAGGAATCGCTTTTAGTTCAGATGCAACTTATGGAGCCATGACAGGTGCAAACGTTCAATTTCTGGCAATCCCTGACTTAGTCAACACCATCGGCACTTATGGAATAGCCTCAATCGGTACAACAACCCATCCAGAACTGGCACAGGAATTTGTTGATTTCTGGCTATCCACTGACGGGCAAGCATTACTAAACCAATTTGGGTTCGGAATATAA
- a CDS encoding ABC transporter ATP-binding protein has protein sequence MITIENLTKSYKNKKIIDNLNLEIKNNEIVSLLGPNGVGKTTLLNIIAGLIKPDQGTITINNVLVNGVAGTKTVCTKPCDRKIGYVFQTFGLFPNMKAKDNVAYGLKTLHLSQQEIKQKTQNMLDLVGLKDHAEFYPSQLSGGQKQRVALARSLATEPHVLLLDEPVSAVDPQLRESFRLELKNYLQSLKITVLYVTHNLSEAYVMSNRIAVMGNGHIEQIGGKIDVFEKPSSRYVAKFLGINVFEGKAAKTVDGLLQVDAGGMQFLALGASEFVGKRVAVTVKPDDVTLSVQPVNQSGLNSVRAVISEMVQMRSTTMVTLDLGFILKTRVSSQFIKHLGVTVGDVVWVCFRVEDLNVFLD, from the coding sequence ATGATAACAATAGAAAACCTCACCAAATCCTACAAAAACAAGAAAATCATTGACAACCTGAATTTAGAAATCAAAAACAACGAAATCGTCTCGCTGCTCGGACCAAACGGGGTAGGAAAAACCACCCTGCTAAACATAATCGCGGGACTCATAAAACCCGACCAAGGAACCATCACCATAAACAACGTACTAGTTAACGGAGTAGCAGGCACAAAAACAGTCTGCACCAAACCCTGCGACCGAAAAATCGGCTACGTCTTCCAAACCTTCGGACTTTTCCCTAACATGAAAGCCAAAGACAACGTTGCCTACGGCCTAAAAACCCTACACCTGTCACAGCAAGAAATCAAACAAAAAACCCAAAATATGCTCGACCTCGTCGGACTCAAAGACCATGCAGAGTTTTATCCTTCTCAACTTAGCGGTGGACAAAAACAACGCGTCGCCCTTGCCCGTTCATTAGCCACCGAACCCCATGTCCTGCTGCTGGATGAGCCTGTCTCGGCAGTTGACCCCCAACTCCGCGAATCCTTCAGATTGGAACTCAAAAATTATCTGCAATCCCTCAAAATCACCGTGCTATACGTGACGCATAACCTCTCTGAAGCCTACGTGATGTCAAACCGCATAGCCGTCATGGGAAACGGTCACATCGAGCAAATCGGTGGTAAAATTGACGTTTTTGAAAAACCCTCTTCCCGATACGTCGCCAAATTCTTGGGTATTAACGTGTTTGAGGGCAAAGCTGCTAAAACAGTGGATGGGCTGCTGCAGGTTGATGCGGGTGGCATGCAGTTTTTGGCTCTTGGTGCTTCGGAGTTTGTGGGTAAACGTGTGGCAGTCACCGTTAAACCTGATGATGTAACTCTTTCAGTGCAGCCTGTTAATCAATCGGGTTTGAACTCTGTTCGGGCGGTTATTTCGGAGATGGTTCAGATGCGCTCTACTACGATGGTTACTTTGGATTTAGGGTTTATTTTGAAGACGCGGGTTTCTTCTCAGTTTATCAAGCACTTGGGTGTGACTGTTGGGGATGTTGTGTGGGTTTGTTTTAGGGTTGAGGATTTGAATGTTTTTTTGGATTAG